One segment of Actinomyces sp. 432 DNA contains the following:
- a CDS encoding TrmH family RNA methyltransferase, whose protein sequence is MSTSAILDNPAAARITRVAGLARRAARSKYRRFLVEGPQGARDAVRHVAGHVLDVYFTEEAAQTHADIAEAAARAGLYTHLVTPEVMRAMSADAQGVLAVVRTDAVAARPQPGASGGGAGAAAPVTESDAAREAGAFSGSALETALFGARLVAVLTEAQDPGNAGTIIRAADAAGADAVVLVKGSVDPTNPKVVRATAGSLFHLPVLAGVTLEEAVRALRAAGLRLLAADGHGTVSLFDAEAELGAPSAWLLGNEARGLAPAALDAADTVVSIPIYGMAESLNVASAAAICLYASVRAQRQV, encoded by the coding sequence ATGAGCACGAGCGCGATCCTGGACAACCCCGCGGCCGCCCGCATCACCCGGGTGGCCGGGCTGGCCCGCCGCGCCGCCCGCAGCAAGTACCGTCGCTTCCTGGTGGAGGGGCCGCAGGGCGCGCGCGATGCGGTGCGGCACGTCGCCGGCCACGTGCTCGACGTCTACTTCACTGAGGAGGCGGCCCAGACCCACGCCGACATTGCCGAAGCCGCCGCGCGGGCGGGCCTGTACACCCACCTGGTCACCCCCGAGGTCATGCGAGCCATGAGCGCCGACGCGCAGGGGGTGCTCGCCGTGGTGAGGACCGACGCCGTGGCGGCCCGGCCGCAGCCTGGGGCCAGCGGGGGAGGAGCGGGGGCTGCCGCACCCGTGACGGAGAGCGACGCCGCGCGCGAGGCCGGCGCCTTCTCAGGCTCGGCCCTGGAGACGGCCTTGTTCGGCGCGCGGTTGGTGGCGGTGTTGACCGAGGCACAGGATCCCGGCAATGCCGGCACCATCATTCGCGCCGCTGATGCGGCCGGCGCTGACGCCGTGGTGCTGGTAAAGGGCAGCGTGGATCCGACGAACCCGAAGGTCGTGCGCGCCACGGCAGGTTCCCTGTTTCACCTGCCGGTGCTGGCCGGTGTCACGTTGGAGGAGGCCGTGCGCGCACTGCGGGCGGCGGGGCTGAGGCTGCTCGCTGCCGATGGGCACGGCACGGTGAGCCTGTTCGACGCCGAGGCGGAGCTCGGCGCGCCATCGGCCTGGCTGCTGGGCAACGAGGCCCGCGGGCTGGCGCCTGCGGCCCTGGATGCGGCGGACACGGTGGTCTCGATCCCGATCTACGGAATGGCAGAGTCCCTGAACGTCGCCTCCGCCGCCGCCATTTGCCTGTACGCCAGCGTCCGGGCGCAGCGCCAGGTGTGA
- the rplT gene encoding 50S ribosomal protein L20, protein MARVKRAVNAQKKRRTVLDRASGYRGQRSRLYRKAKEQVTHSGVYAFRDRRARKGDFRRLWIQRINAAARAEGMTYNRFMQGLGLAGVEVDRRMLAELAVNEPAAFKALVETARKALPADVNAPKA, encoded by the coding sequence ATGGCACGTGTGAAGCGGGCTGTTAACGCCCAGAAGAAGCGTCGTACCGTACTTGACCGCGCCTCCGGCTACCGCGGACAGCGCTCTCGCCTGTACCGCAAGGCGAAGGAGCAGGTCACCCACTCCGGCGTGTACGCCTTCCGCGACCGCCGCGCCCGCAAGGGCGATTTCCGCCGTCTTTGGATCCAGCGCATCAACGCCGCCGCCCGCGCCGAGGGTATGACCTACAACCGGTTCATGCAGGGCCTGGGCCTGGCAGGGGTTGAGGTGGACCGCCGTATGCTCGCCGAGCTGGCTGTCAACGAGCCCGCCGCCTTCAAGGCGCTGGTTGAGACCGCACGCAAGGCCCTGCCCGCGGACGTCAACGCCCCCAAGGCCTGA
- the rpmI gene encoding 50S ribosomal protein L35, protein MPKNKTHSGAKKRFRVTGSGKLMREQAGKRHLLEVKSSRRKRKLSQDQPVAPADTRQVKRLLGR, encoded by the coding sequence ATGCCGAAGAACAAGACGCACTCCGGTGCCAAGAAGCGCTTCCGGGTCACCGGAAGCGGCAAGCTCATGCGCGAGCAGGCCGGCAAGCGCCACCTGCTGGAGGTCAAGTCCTCCCGCCGCAAGCGCAAGCTGTCCCAGGACCAGCCCGTGGCCCCGGCGGACACCCGTCAGGTCAAGCGTCTGCTCGGTCGCTGA
- the infC gene encoding translation initiation factor IF-3 produces MSEPRINERIRVPEVRLVGPSGEQVGIVRVEDALRLAEEAGLDLVEVAPDARPPVCRLMDYGKFKYESAMKARDARRNQANTQLKEIQFRPKIDEHDYATKMGHVERFLKGGDKVKCIVRFRGREQSRPELGIRLLQRVAEEVAELGNIESHPRQDGRNMVMVLSPTRKKAEVKSDQRRRREAARASRRAEKQAARAAREAKVEAKAAEEAAAGE; encoded by the coding sequence ATCAGCGAGCCCCGTATCAACGAACGGATCCGCGTCCCCGAGGTACGACTGGTCGGCCCTAGCGGCGAGCAGGTCGGCATTGTCCGGGTGGAGGACGCTCTCCGCCTGGCTGAGGAGGCAGGCCTTGACCTCGTAGAGGTCGCCCCCGATGCGCGCCCTCCGGTGTGCCGACTCATGGACTACGGCAAGTTCAAGTACGAGTCGGCCATGAAGGCACGCGACGCCCGGCGCAACCAGGCGAACACCCAACTTAAGGAAATCCAGTTCCGGCCCAAGATCGACGAGCACGACTACGCCACCAAGATGGGGCATGTCGAGCGCTTCCTCAAGGGTGGTGACAAGGTCAAGTGCATCGTCCGCTTCCGTGGCCGCGAGCAGTCCCGCCCGGAGCTGGGCATCAGGCTGCTGCAGCGCGTGGCCGAGGAGGTCGCCGAGCTGGGCAACATCGAGTCCCACCCCCGCCAGGACGGCCGCAACATGGTCATGGTCCTGTCTCCCACTCGTAAGAAGGCGGAAGTCAAGTCCGACCAGCGTCGGCGCCGTGAGGCCGCCCGCGCCAGCCGTAGGGCCGAGAAGCAGGCCGCCCGGGCCGCACGCGAGGCCAAGGTGGAGGCGAAGGCCGCCGAGGAGGCCGCCGCGGGCGAATGA
- a CDS encoding SseB family protein produces the protein MQLEAALAARSRLAQLLAVPTPFSADDGTPDPAVTAALEAQGLARHEYLDRLLAALAASRLIVPVAAHAVHAPGGPTPLRLGEASAAVGAHEPHTADAAQDAADLAVRLDDGHLALPVFTSAAAVAAWREDVRPVPVTPRRAAEVACLQTDQLWVLDPGTRGLRLPRPAVVALAGGEDWIPSWRNEPVQAEVAAQLGAIDGVTGVAFAPGEDAELRVFIRVDASAGTPAVAATLEQCQYVMVNPAWGEFIDTVELCPVPA, from the coding sequence ATGCAGTTGGAGGCCGCCCTGGCCGCCCGCAGCCGGCTGGCTCAGTTGCTAGCCGTGCCCACTCCCTTCTCCGCCGACGACGGCACCCCCGACCCCGCCGTGACCGCGGCCCTCGAGGCTCAGGGACTGGCCCGCCACGAGTATCTCGACCGCTTGCTGGCCGCGCTGGCGGCCAGTCGGCTGATCGTGCCCGTCGCGGCACACGCCGTGCACGCCCCCGGCGGCCCCACGCCACTGAGGCTGGGGGAGGCGTCTGCTGCCGTCGGCGCACACGAGCCGCATACCGCCGACGCCGCGCAGGACGCCGCGGACCTGGCCGTCCGGCTCGACGACGGCCACCTGGCCCTGCCGGTTTTCACCTCGGCGGCCGCCGTGGCGGCCTGGCGTGAAGATGTGCGTCCCGTGCCCGTGACCCCCCGCCGCGCCGCGGAGGTCGCCTGCCTGCAAACCGATCAGCTGTGGGTACTCGACCCGGGCACGCGCGGTTTGCGCCTGCCGCGTCCTGCGGTGGTGGCCCTGGCTGGGGGAGAGGACTGGATCCCCTCCTGGCGCAACGAGCCGGTGCAGGCGGAGGTGGCCGCTCAGTTGGGCGCCATCGACGGGGTGACCGGGGTTGCCTTCGCCCCCGGCGAGGACGCCGAGCTGCGGGTGTTCATCCGCGTAGACGCATCCGCCGGCACGCCCGCCGTGGCTGCGACGTTGGAGCAGTGCCAGTATGTGATGGTCAACCCGGCCTGGGGGGAGTTCATCGACACCGTGGAGCTGTGTCCGGTGCCCGCCTGA
- the priA gene encoding bifunctional 1-(5-phosphoribosyl)-5-((5-phosphoribosylamino)methylideneamino)imidazole-4-carboxamide isomerase/phosphoribosylanthranilate isomerase PriA: MLTLFPAVDVAYGKAVRLLRGEAGSETDYGSPIDAARDWVEAGAQWIHLVDLDAAFGRGTNAPLLARIVGEVDVKVELSGGIRDDASLHRALAAGAARVNLGTAALEDPDWTERVIAEHGDKIAVGLDVRGTTLAARGWTREGGDLWETLERLNAAGCARYVVTDVTKDGTLMGPNIKLLREVCEHTDAPVVASGGIAHLDDLRALARLERYGLEGAIVGKALYNGNFTLQEALAACRGADSVQGA; the protein is encoded by the coding sequence ATGCTCACCCTTTTCCCGGCCGTTGATGTCGCCTATGGCAAGGCCGTGCGCCTGCTGCGCGGTGAGGCCGGCAGCGAAACGGATTACGGCAGCCCAATCGACGCGGCACGCGACTGGGTGGAGGCCGGCGCGCAGTGGATCCACCTGGTGGACCTGGATGCTGCCTTCGGACGCGGCACCAACGCGCCCCTGCTCGCCCGTATCGTCGGCGAGGTGGACGTCAAGGTCGAGCTCTCCGGCGGCATCCGCGACGACGCCTCCCTGCACCGGGCGCTGGCCGCCGGAGCCGCCCGCGTCAACCTCGGCACTGCCGCCCTGGAGGACCCCGACTGGACCGAGCGGGTCATCGCCGAGCACGGAGACAAGATCGCCGTTGGCCTGGACGTGCGCGGCACCACCCTGGCAGCCCGCGGGTGGACCAGGGAGGGCGGGGACCTGTGGGAGACCCTGGAGCGTCTGAACGCCGCCGGCTGCGCCCGCTACGTAGTCACCGACGTCACCAAGGACGGCACTCTGATGGGCCCGAATATCAAGCTGCTGCGCGAGGTCTGCGAGCACACCGACGCTCCGGTTGTGGCATCCGGCGGCATTGCCCACCTGGACGACCTGCGTGCCCTTGCCCGCCTGGAGCGCTACGGGCTGGAGGGGGCGATCGTCGGCAAGGCTCTGTATAACGGCAACTTCACGCTTCAGGAGGCACTTGCCGCGTGCCGCGGTGCGGACTCCGTGCAGGGGGCGTGA